A stretch of Lysinibacillus agricola DNA encodes these proteins:
- a CDS encoding IDEAL domain-containing protein gives MDKYYSYTDFLKAVGQSKKVDEAEKLLNEIYLDLFLNHIQRKHREEQLMVLIDRALDDKDEKAFHLYADELVALHQDASE, from the coding sequence TTGGATAAATATTATTCGTATACAGATTTTCTAAAAGCCGTTGGTCAGTCAAAGAAAGTTGATGAGGCAGAGAAATTATTGAACGAGATTTATTTAGATTTATTTTTAAATCATATCCAGCGTAAGCATCGTGAAGAGCAGCTCATGGTTCTGATAGATAGAGCACTCGATGACAAAGATGAAAAAGCATTTCATCTATACGCAGACGAACTAGTAGCTTTACACCAAGATGCAAGTGAATAA
- a CDS encoding RNA polymerase sigma factor, protein MTVPNKSKENAKLDIKSIVEQVQTGDIQAYTEIIRCFQKPIYIYCYYLLGSKEEAEDASQDIFIKGLENINNFSYTVSFSAWLYKNCSSSLY, encoded by the coding sequence TTGACTGTACCGAATAAATCCAAGGAAAATGCCAAATTAGATATAAAATCTATCGTGGAACAAGTTCAAACAGGTGATATTCAAGCCTATACAGAAATAATTCGTTGTTTTCAAAAGCCAATCTATATTTACTGCTACTATCTTTTAGGAAGCAAAGAAGAAGCTGAGGATGCTTCACAAGATATTTTTATAAAGGGATTAGAGAATATTAATAATTTTTCTTATACTGTTTCTTTCTCTGCATGGCTTTATAAAAATTGCTCATCATCACTGTATTGA
- a CDS encoding sigma-70 family RNA polymerase sigma factor codes for MKKKNKGYKFWTSFKKDHANDHTHEQEFQYGDIIHELLEQLNVDERRILLLRSIEEYSFDEIASIMELKPTTVRKKYERLRKKLMKKNKLGGEIYEHSFKTGG; via the coding sequence ATTAAAAAGAAAAATAAAGGCTATAAATTTTGGACAAGTTTTAAGAAAGATCATGCGAACGATCACACGCATGAACAAGAATTTCAATACGGCGATATCATTCATGAGTTATTAGAACAGTTAAATGTGGATGAAAGAAGGATTCTGCTACTTCGATCGATAGAGGAATATAGCTTCGACGAAATCGCTTCTATTATGGAACTTAAACCAACGACTGTTCGAAAAAAATATGAACGATTACGTAAAAAATTGATGAAAAAGAATAAGTTAGGAGGGGAAATTTATGAACACTCGTTCAAAACAGGAGGATAA
- a CDS encoding DUF4179 domain-containing protein, giving the protein MNTRSKQEDKELDQLERFIRETPMEIDLVNRTMNKYESSRYTKQPESSRTSKKIRQRVIMIAASTAMIFSLILVTSLVSPTLAATIKQVPVLSSIFKLAGDLGLQTADEKGLSTKLNTSATHDDFTLNVSEVVYDGTRVSIAIERLHTEGELSKETLIDRISNIEFFINGDPRSSFAPDPENAMNGFNIYSGKDNDSAIIEIVDERNHRSVLFPNSLI; this is encoded by the coding sequence ATGAACACTCGTTCAAAACAGGAGGATAAAGAGTTAGATCAGTTAGAAAGATTCATTCGAGAAACCCCTATGGAAATTGATTTAGTTAATCGTACAATGAACAAATATGAAAGCAGTCGTTATACAAAGCAGCCAGAAAGTTCTAGAACCTCTAAGAAAATACGTCAAAGAGTGATAATGATAGCGGCTTCCACAGCAATGATTTTTAGTCTAATATTGGTCACTAGCTTAGTGTCACCAACTTTGGCTGCAACGATAAAGCAAGTACCCGTACTATCATCTATTTTTAAACTTGCGGGTGATCTTGGTCTGCAAACTGCTGATGAAAAAGGGCTCTCAACGAAACTGAATACAAGTGCTACACATGATGATTTTACATTAAATGTATCGGAAGTAGTGTATGATGGTACGCGTGTTTCAATTGCTATTGAACGACTTCATACGGAGGGGGAATTATCAAAAGAAACTTTAATAGATCGTATCAGTAATATTGAATTTTTTATAAATGGTGATCCCCGTAGTTCTTTTGCTCCGGATCCGGAAAATGCAATGAATGGATTTAATATATACTCAGGTAAAGATAATGATTCTGCCATTATTGAAATTGTAGATGAGAGAAATCATAGAAGCGTCCTTTTCCCGAACAGTTTGATTTAA
- a CDS encoding DUF5643 domain-containing protein has protein sequence MSTTITGIQDPLKIEIPVKNKIEDTVTLQPNVSRQYDNIHFTIEKIQLTPITTNITTRPILTDNSPIAELAMGIDVVDEQGHKLKLIGGLGSYESNGSDMIMDHRYTPFESIPKTITLKPYIHLFKEYPKGEYQMDENGEPKIQYIPELEVTLPINSQK, from the coding sequence TTGAGTACTACAATAACTGGTATACAGGACCCTTTAAAAATCGAAATTCCTGTGAAAAATAAAATTGAAGACACTGTAACTTTACAACCTAATGTAAGTCGACAATATGATAATATTCATTTTACTATTGAAAAGATCCAGCTTACTCCTATTACAACCAATATAACGACAAGACCCATTTTAACAGACAATTCACCTATCGCAGAGCTCGCAATGGGAATAGATGTTGTTGATGAACAAGGGCATAAACTAAAACTAATTGGTGGCCTTGGTTCGTATGAGTCAAATGGTAGCGATATGATTATGGATCATCGATATACACCTTTTGAATCCATTCCAAAAACAATAACCCTTAAGCCTTATATACATCTCTTTAAAGAATATCCAAAAGGTGAATATCAAATGGATGAAAATGGGGAACCAAAGATTCAATATATTCCTGAGCTGGAGGTTACACTACCTATTAACTCACAAAAATAA
- a CDS encoding S-layer homology domain-containing protein — protein sequence MDFYKKWLNIAIVFILSFSLLSPAALAETQQIEASDLETIELESSSTINDQSNGEEVSISQKNTNIADEEVVIDRSSLQTAIDKAKQAKSSFKVSADGNDIDPVDYWVTQAAIDVYTNVILSAQQLLADEHAIQEDIDAKVLALNQATEELDSAKKDGTKSNAELTTSQAYNTVAQYMVDKLSEPKFGYEWWIITLARGGYEVPAGYYDTYYKNVVDYVVSKDGVLDQRKYTEYSRLIIALTAIGQDPTNVGGYNLVEKLSDFDKVVWQGVNGAYFGLIALNTWDFELSETATTTREKLIERILEKQLDDGGWALSGTKADPDMTAMAIQSLAPYYKTDSKVKDAVDKALTTLADLQLPNGGYKSWGSENSESAAQVVTALTSLGIDADKDPRFDKVIANIMTYYSTKEGGFKHVLSETQANGMATEQVGYTLAAYHRLLNGQTALYDMSDTKSKDPSNPGDGGNPSNPGDGGNPSNPGDGGNNNNSGNGEDNPGGNRPNGHTTFSITISSSEVPLKETKVELYPGETVFDVLKRVTKQNGIALSYRETQYGTYIDGINGLYEFDRGPLSGWMYRVNGSFPSYSAALYTLSPGDNVEWLYTLDLGKDVGGYVDGIEGGGSSAGGNKECKEKDCKEVETKCPNKDEKCAEETNKDNKDGSIAEITIENGSNKAIITSEDIQKHLEKNIKNFVIQSEKNFKIEIPTSIFSGIKLTEKEQVKASVTKDAKNKQFTVTFEIENANGKSKSISIDKEYLKVTLPANELKSNTVVLQLVGGEYKPVPHKIVNGEIVLFTKTSGTFVLKESTVTYKDIEHLVYKEEIEFLASRHVIQGTTSETFEANISITRAQFAALVSRALGLQATGENPFDDTKGKWYATEIQALYEAGITKGSTASTFNPEKPITRQQAAALMARILEYLNADVKAGGEINFKDANNISSEYLPYIKLLNSLDIMTGMQDGSFDPTSSITRGQTAKILKRTLNISGIM from the coding sequence ATGGACTTTTATAAGAAATGGTTGAATATAGCGATTGTCTTCATCTTATCATTTTCGCTATTGTCACCTGCTGCTCTAGCAGAAACGCAGCAAATTGAAGCAAGTGATTTAGAAACGATTGAGTTAGAATCTAGCTCTACTATTAATGATCAATCTAATGGTGAAGAAGTTAGTATATCCCAAAAAAATACAAATATTGCAGACGAAGAAGTAGTAATTGATAGATCATCATTACAAACGGCAATTGATAAGGCTAAACAAGCCAAATCATCATTTAAAGTCAGTGCTGATGGAAACGATATAGACCCTGTCGATTACTGGGTAACTCAAGCTGCAATAGATGTGTATACAAATGTAATCCTATCTGCACAACAACTATTAGCAGATGAACATGCAATTCAAGAAGACATTGATGCGAAAGTATTAGCACTAAATCAGGCCACAGAGGAATTGGATAGTGCGAAAAAAGATGGTACAAAATCAAATGCTGAACTAACAACTTCGCAGGCTTACAATACTGTTGCTCAATACATGGTAGATAAACTATCCGAACCTAAATTCGGTTATGAATGGTGGATTATCACATTAGCTCGCGGTGGCTACGAAGTTCCAGCTGGCTATTACGATACTTATTATAAAAATGTCGTTGACTATGTTGTTTCTAAAGATGGCGTGCTAGATCAACGAAAATATACAGAATACTCACGATTAATTATTGCCCTTACAGCTATTGGTCAGGATCCAACAAATGTTGGTGGTTATAACTTAGTTGAAAAACTATCTGATTTCGATAAAGTTGTTTGGCAAGGTGTGAACGGTGCTTATTTCGGGTTAATTGCTCTTAATACTTGGGACTTTGAACTATCTGAAACAGCTACTACAACACGTGAAAAACTTATTGAAAGAATTTTAGAAAAGCAATTAGATGATGGTGGTTGGGCTCTATCGGGGACAAAGGCTGACCCTGATATGACAGCAATGGCTATCCAATCGCTAGCACCATACTATAAAACGGATTCAAAGGTAAAAGATGCTGTCGACAAAGCACTAACTACTTTAGCTGATTTACAATTACCAAATGGTGGTTATAAATCATGGGGGTCGGAAAATTCTGAAAGTGCTGCACAAGTTGTCACTGCCCTTACTAGCTTAGGTATCGATGCGGACAAAGACCCTCGCTTTGATAAAGTTATAGCGAATATTATGACTTATTACAGCACAAAAGAAGGTGGCTTTAAACACGTTTTAAGCGAAACGCAAGCAAATGGAATGGCTACAGAGCAGGTTGGCTATACATTAGCTGCGTATCATCGTTTGCTTAACGGTCAAACAGCGCTATACGATATGTCAGATACGAAGTCTAAGGATCCTTCAAACCCTGGAGATGGTGGTAATCCATCTAACCCTGGGGATGGAGGTAATCCTTCGAACCCTGGAGATGGTGGAAATAACAATAATTCCGGCAACGGCGAAGATAATCCAGGAGGAAATCGTCCAAATGGACATACCACGTTCTCAATCACAATCTCTTCTTCGGAGGTTCCACTAAAAGAAACAAAAGTTGAGCTTTATCCAGGAGAAACAGTATTCGACGTATTAAAACGTGTAACAAAGCAAAATGGTATTGCATTAAGCTACCGTGAAACACAATATGGTACTTATATCGATGGCATTAATGGTCTTTATGAATTTGATCGTGGTCCATTAAGTGGTTGGATGTATCGTGTAAATGGTTCTTTCCCTTCTTACTCTGCAGCACTTTACACATTATCACCTGGTGATAATGTTGAATGGCTATATACGCTCGATTTAGGTAAAGATGTCGGTGGGTACGTTGATGGAATTGAAGGTGGTGGCTCTTCAGCTGGAGGAAACAAAGAATGTAAAGAGAAAGATTGTAAAGAAGTAGAAACGAAATGTCCTAACAAAGATGAAAAGTGTGCTGAAGAAACAAACAAAGATAATAAAGATGGTTCTATAGCTGAGATTACTATTGAAAATGGTAGTAATAAAGCAATTATTACATCAGAAGATATTCAAAAACATCTTGAAAAGAACATTAAAAATTTTGTTATTCAAAGTGAAAAGAATTTCAAAATAGAAATACCTACTTCTATATTTAGTGGCATTAAGCTTACTGAAAAAGAACAAGTAAAGGCATCCGTAACGAAAGATGCTAAAAATAAACAATTCACTGTCACATTCGAAATTGAGAATGCTAATGGTAAATCAAAGTCAATTTCTATAGATAAAGAATATTTAAAAGTGACATTACCAGCTAACGAATTAAAATCAAATACAGTCGTTTTACAACTTGTTGGTGGCGAATACAAACCTGTTCCACATAAAATTGTGAACGGTGAAATTGTCCTATTCACAAAAACAAGTGGTACCTTCGTTTTAAAAGAAAGTACAGTAACATATAAGGACATTGAACATTTAGTATACAAAGAAGAAATAGAATTTTTGGCGAGTCGACACGTTATTCAAGGAACTACATCAGAGACATTCGAAGCGAATATATCAATTACTCGTGCGCAATTTGCAGCATTAGTTAGTCGCGCACTTGGTTTACAAGCAACAGGTGAAAATCCATTTGACGATACAAAAGGCAAATGGTATGCGACAGAAATTCAAGCTCTGTACGAGGCGGGTATTACAAAAGGTTCAACTGCTTCAACATTTAACCCAGAGAAACCAATTACACGTCAGCAAGCGGCTGCATTGATGGCACGCATTTTAGAATATTTAAATGCGGATGTGAAAGCTGGTGGAGAGATTAACTTTAAGGACGCTAACAATATTAGCTCTGAATACCTCCCTTATATTAAGCTATTAAATAGTCTTGATATTATGACAGGTATGCAAGATGGTTCCTTTGATCCTACTTCTTCAATTACTCGTGGGCAAACTGCGAAAATTTTAAAACGTACGTTAAATATCTCAGGCATCATGTAA
- a CDS encoding S-layer homology domain-containing protein, translated as MRKKLSMFIIVLALLLSTVTPISAQQLSTVDAYRTTGQFMVNKAPNPSFGNEWFIIALARGEYNVPKGYYDKYYENVVKHVQSVKGELHNRKYTEYSRLIIALTAIGKDPTNVGGYNLVEKLSDFDKVVWQGPNGAFFTLIALDTWGFELPKTATTTREKLIKHILAKQLPDGGWDLTGVKADPDMTAMAIQALSTYQDRADVKASINKGLDVLKNLQGANGSYQSWGTTNLESVAQVITALASLNIDANKDQRFNKLFTSFFTFYNAKDGGFKHVLTEPVANGMATEQASYTLAAYNRLLAGKTKLYDMSDKKPNKPSTPAPPTKVSFKDIESHWAKSDIEAAVAKGLLKGYEDNTFRPNNNLSRVQAVSILVRALHLTGSGNAPFTDISSYNDETKQEIAAAYEANLLMVKSNKFSPSSPISREELAVMLAKAYTHKTGKPYIPKNIAPFNDIAKLSKESQQAITFLYDFEIAQGANGSFNPTHFITRAHAAKMYVNFLKVVEE; from the coding sequence ATGAGAAAAAAATTATCGATGTTTATCATAGTACTTGCTCTGTTACTTTCTACTGTGACTCCGATCTCTGCACAGCAATTATCAACTGTAGATGCTTATCGTACGACCGGTCAATTTATGGTGAATAAAGCACCAAACCCTTCTTTTGGCAATGAGTGGTTTATTATTGCACTTGCACGTGGTGAATACAATGTTCCAAAAGGCTATTACGACAAATATTATGAAAATGTCGTGAAACATGTACAATCGGTAAAAGGTGAATTACACAATCGTAAATATACAGAATATTCCCGTTTAATCATTGCGCTTACTGCTATCGGAAAAGATCCTACAAATGTAGGCGGCTACAATTTAGTCGAAAAATTAAGCGACTTTGACAAAGTAGTATGGCAAGGTCCAAACGGTGCTTTTTTTACATTAATTGCTTTAGATACATGGGGCTTCGAGCTACCTAAAACAGCAACAACTACACGCGAAAAGCTTATTAAACACATACTAGCAAAGCAATTGCCTGACGGTGGATGGGATTTAACAGGAGTAAAGGCAGATCCAGATATGACAGCAATGGCTATTCAAGCTCTTTCAACTTATCAAGATCGGGCAGATGTTAAAGCGTCCATTAATAAAGGTCTTGATGTATTGAAAAACTTACAAGGTGCTAATGGTAGTTACCAAAGCTGGGGAACGACAAACTTAGAAAGTGTAGCACAAGTTATTACAGCCCTTGCTAGTTTAAATATTGATGCCAACAAAGATCAGCGCTTTAATAAGTTATTTACAAGCTTTTTCACCTTCTATAATGCAAAAGATGGTGGCTTCAAGCATGTATTAACAGAACCAGTAGCTAATGGCATGGCAACAGAGCAGGCTTCTTATACATTAGCCGCGTATAATCGACTGCTTGCGGGCAAAACAAAGCTATATGATATGTCTGATAAAAAGCCCAATAAACCATCAACACCAGCTCCCCCTACTAAAGTGAGCTTTAAGGATATTGAATCTCATTGGGCAAAATCTGATATCGAAGCCGCAGTAGCTAAAGGATTATTAAAGGGCTATGAAGATAATACATTTAGGCCAAATAATAATTTATCCCGTGTACAGGCTGTATCAATTTTAGTTCGCGCTCTTCATTTAACAGGTTCCGGAAATGCACCGTTCACGGACATTAGTTCATATAACGATGAAACAAAACAAGAAATTGCTGCGGCTTACGAGGCAAATTTATTAATGGTCAAGTCAAATAAGTTTTCACCTTCCTCTCCTATTTCACGTGAGGAATTAGCAGTGATGCTTGCGAAAGCTTATACACATAAAACAGGCAAGCCATATATTCCAAAAAATATCGCACCTTTTAATGATATTGCAAAGTTATCAAAGGAATCTCAACAAGCAATTACATTCTTATATGATTTTGAAATTGCACAGGGCGCAAACGGCTCGTTTAATCCAACTCATTTTATTACACGTGCACATGCAGCTAAAATGTATGTTAATTTTTTAAAGGTAGTTGAGGAATAA
- a CDS encoding DUF4430 domain-containing protein has product MKKSLYFLLVSFLALFLTACNIQTVEQFEQMEEQERSADAPPSSEQPEAKEQTPSVENETAEEKQKVEEPESDEKISPEGEERAPQQKVEGQKAQQETKEVKQQPKQEAEKSQEVAKSSSTKTNQSTTKQDDDKQKANTSTTEKQRQPAPKKRTVTIAIRVDTLLKHWDKLDASLQSEKYVPKNGIILKTTTYELLSEKDTVWDVLQRATKEHKIQMEYQGANENIYNSVYVEGINHLYEFSAGELSGWMYKVNGVYPNYGCSQYVLKDGDVIEWNYTVDLGRDLGHYWDGN; this is encoded by the coding sequence ATGAAAAAAAGTTTATATTTTTTACTAGTATCATTTCTAGCTCTATTTTTAACAGCATGTAATATTCAAACAGTTGAGCAATTCGAGCAGATGGAGGAGCAGGAGCGGAGTGCGGACGCCCCTCCTTCTTCTGAACAACCTGAAGCTAAAGAACAAACTCCCTCAGTAGAAAATGAGACCGCTGAGGAAAAGCAGAAAGTAGAGGAGCCTGAGTCAGATGAGAAGATTTCGCCCGAGGGAGAAGAGAGAGCACCTCAGCAAAAAGTAGAAGGGCAAAAAGCACAGCAAGAAACGAAAGAAGTAAAACAACAACCAAAACAAGAAGCTGAGAAAAGTCAAGAAGTCGCAAAATCATCAAGTACAAAAACTAATCAGTCTACAACAAAGCAAGATGATGATAAACAAAAAGCAAATACTTCAACAACAGAAAAGCAGCGACAGCCAGCACCTAAAAAACGCACTGTTACAATTGCAATTCGTGTTGATACATTACTAAAGCATTGGGATAAGTTAGACGCCTCCCTACAAAGTGAGAAATACGTACCTAAGAACGGCATCATTTTAAAGACAACAACATACGAGCTGCTATCAGAGAAGGATACTGTTTGGGATGTGCTACAGCGTGCAACGAAGGAGCATAAAATTCAAATGGAATATCAAGGAGCCAACGAAAATATTTATAACAGTGTCTATGTAGAGGGTATTAATCATTTATATGAATTTAGTGCTGGTGAATTAAGTGGCTGGATGTATAAAGTAAACGGTGTTTATCCGAATTATGGCTGTAGCCAATACGTATTAAAAGATGGCGATGTCATTGAATGGAACTATACAGTCGATTTAGGGCGCGACTTAGGACATTATTGGGATGGTAACTAA
- a CDS encoding energy-coupling factor transporter transmembrane component T: MKAFETFHPIVLFSFFVASIGLSMFFVHPVYLAITIFSAISLNLALRRQLFFKDWKLYVPLFFLMAIINPMISHNGQLVLLYINGNALTVEAIMYGIAIATMIIAIMLWFSCYNDLMTSDKFIYLFGKVSPALSLTLSISLRLVPRFRRQLAQIVQAQKVIGMDYTAGSLWHRIKCTVRILSILITWALDNAIETADSMKARGYGVKKRTAFSLFIFERRDGAVLAMIIVLFLSNLVASFIGTTAFYFYPTFGEIKWDSVSILFYSSYFILLTIPVAIEIRGALKWRSLKSTM, encoded by the coding sequence ATGAAGGCATTTGAAACATTTCACCCTATCGTACTTTTTTCTTTTTTTGTCGCGTCTATCGGCTTATCCATGTTTTTTGTGCATCCAGTCTATTTAGCTATTACAATTTTCTCAGCTATAAGTTTAAATCTAGCTTTACGCAGACAGCTTTTTTTTAAGGACTGGAAGCTATATGTACCTCTGTTTTTCTTAATGGCGATTATTAATCCAATGATTAGCCATAATGGTCAGCTCGTATTGCTTTATATAAATGGTAATGCACTTACTGTAGAGGCAATTATGTATGGTATCGCAATAGCCACAATGATTATAGCTATTATGCTATGGTTTAGCTGCTATAATGACCTGATGACATCAGATAAGTTTATTTATTTGTTTGGAAAAGTGTCGCCAGCATTATCACTAACATTGTCGATTTCATTGCGATTAGTTCCGCGTTTTAGGCGTCAACTCGCTCAAATTGTACAAGCACAAAAAGTGATTGGGATGGATTACACAGCTGGGTCCCTATGGCATCGTATCAAATGTACAGTGCGTATTTTATCTATTTTGATTACTTGGGCATTGGATAATGCCATTGAAACGGCGGATTCTATGAAAGCTCGTGGCTATGGTGTCAAAAAGCGAACTGCCTTTTCTCTTTTTATTTTTGAGCGTCGCGATGGCGCCGTTTTGGCAATGATTATAGTGCTTTTTCTTAGCAATTTAGTGGCAAGTTTTATTGGTACTACAGCATTTTATTTTTATCCAACTTTCGGAGAGATTAAATGGGATTCTGTAAGCATTCTATTTTATAGTAGCTATTTTATTCTACTCACTATTCCAGTAGCTATCGAAATCAGGGGGGCATTAAAGTGGCGATCGTTAAAATCGACAATGTAA
- a CDS encoding ABC transporter ATP-binding protein yields MAIVKIDNVSFTYPNEENLVLKNINLEIQQGEFIVLIGQSGCGKSTLLRHFKRELHPHGTMTGNIFYKDCDLEQLKAEVAAADIGYVFQNPDNQIVTDKVWHELAFGLENLGVDSPTIRRRVAEMANFFGIQKWFHHKTAELSGGQKQLLNLASIMVMQPKLLLLDEPTSQLDPIAALEFIQTLHRLNKELGITIILIEHRLEEVLPLADRVLIMDEGRILLDGSPKGILNGLPANHAMITALPAATKIFHLLNGTGPIPLTIREGQHWLSNQPYSFAPLNTLPTISSVNTDIVLEAKDIAFRYEKNGMDIVHHFNLQVREQEFLTIIGGNGTGKSTVLSILTGLQKPYHGKILLFNKALKSYSNKQLYQQYITLLPQDPKTLFVQKTVLQELDDIAHLHKVTDGKVQETIQLFKLTHLSNRHPYDLSGGEQQKLALAKLLLIEPKILLLDEPTKGLDAHAKEELADILKDLRTKGMTIIMVTHDIEFSAQHSSRCALFFDGSIVSEGEPRAFYSGNNFYTTAAHRISRDILSNAITCEDVVTLCQKTFV; encoded by the coding sequence GTGGCGATCGTTAAAATCGACAATGTAAGCTTTACTTATCCTAACGAAGAAAATCTTGTATTAAAAAATATTAATTTAGAAATTCAGCAAGGCGAATTTATCGTGCTAATAGGACAATCAGGCTGTGGGAAAAGTACCTTGCTGCGCCATTTTAAACGAGAATTGCATCCTCATGGAACAATGACGGGTAATATTTTCTATAAAGATTGTGACTTGGAGCAGTTAAAAGCTGAAGTTGCAGCTGCGGACATTGGCTATGTATTTCAAAATCCCGACAACCAAATTGTAACAGATAAAGTATGGCATGAGCTTGCTTTTGGACTGGAGAACTTAGGGGTAGATTCACCAACCATTCGCCGTAGAGTAGCTGAAATGGCCAATTTCTTTGGCATCCAAAAATGGTTTCATCATAAAACAGCCGAGCTTTCTGGTGGTCAAAAGCAGTTATTAAACTTAGCATCCATTATGGTGATGCAGCCAAAATTGCTACTACTTGATGAGCCAACATCGCAATTAGATCCAATTGCTGCTTTAGAGTTTATTCAAACATTGCATCGACTAAACAAAGAATTAGGTATTACCATAATTTTAATTGAGCATCGACTGGAAGAAGTGTTACCTCTAGCTGATCGCGTACTTATTATGGATGAAGGTAGGATCTTATTGGACGGTTCTCCTAAGGGAATTTTAAATGGTTTACCAGCAAATCATGCCATGATTACAGCATTACCTGCGGCAACGAAGATTTTCCACTTACTGAACGGTACGGGACCGATCCCTCTTACTATTCGTGAGGGACAACATTGGCTAAGTAACCAACCATACAGTTTTGCTCCCTTGAATACACTTCCTACAATATCCTCGGTCAATACAGATATTGTATTAGAGGCAAAAGATATTGCTTTTCGATACGAAAAAAATGGTATGGATATTGTCCATCATTTTAATTTGCAGGTGAGGGAGCAGGAATTTTTAACGATAATAGGTGGAAATGGTACTGGAAAATCTACGGTTCTTTCTATTTTAACGGGGCTACAAAAACCTTACCATGGCAAAATACTCTTATTCAATAAGGCGTTAAAAAGCTATAGTAATAAACAATTGTACCAACAATATATAACTTTATTACCGCAGGATCCAAAAACATTATTTGTACAAAAAACGGTGCTTCAAGAGCTAGATGATATTGCCCATTTACATAAAGTAACAGATGGAAAGGTTCAAGAAACGATTCAATTGTTTAAATTAACCCATTTATCAAATCGGCATCCGTATGATTTAAGTGGGGGTGAACAGCAGAAGCTAGCACTCGCAAAGCTTTTGTTAATAGAACCTAAAATATTGCTATTAGATGAGCCGACGAAGGGTCTTGATGCACATGCGAAAGAAGAACTCGCAGACATATTAAAAGATTTACGAACTAAAGGTATGACAATCATTATGGTGACACATGATATTGAATTTTCTGCACAACACAGCAGTAGATGTGCTCTATTTTTCGACGGAAGTATTGTATCTGAAGGTGAGCCACGAGCATTTTATAGTGGAAATAATTTTTATACAACAGCAGCACATCGAATATCAAGAGATATATTGAGCAATGCCATTACTTGTGAGGATGTAGTTACCTTATGCCAAAAAACATTCGTTTAA
- a CDS encoding ECF transporter S component, producing MPKNIRLIISRIVILVLIPLTLYAGITIFADRKYYFISIVIMILACVPFFLSFERRKPQPREILIIAVMSAISVAGRALFIVTPGFKPVAAITAITGFSLGAEAGFLTGAISALVSNMFFGQGPWTPFQMFMWGMIGFVAGLLGKTGIMHKKIPLVLFGIVAGVFFSFGMDIWGTVSMYGVFSWKAYALALTSAVPFMIIYAVSNVIFLLLLAKPIREKLERIKNKYGILQ from the coding sequence ATGCCAAAAAACATTCGTTTAATTATTTCACGCATTGTCATCCTTGTGTTAATTCCACTTACTTTATATGCGGGCATTACAATATTTGCTGACCGAAAATATTATTTTATTTCGATTGTCATTATGATTTTAGCGTGTGTGCCGTTCTTCCTATCATTTGAGCGTAGAAAGCCACAGCCACGGGAAATTTTAATCATAGCAGTGATGTCTGCTATATCAGTGGCGGGGCGTGCCTTATTTATTGTTACACCTGGCTTTAAGCCTGTGGCAGCTATTACAGCTATTACAGGGTTTTCGCTTGGTGCGGAAGCTGGCTTTTTAACAGGAGCAATTTCTGCATTAGTATCGAATATGTTTTTTGGACAAGGTCCTTGGACACCATTCCAAATGTTTATGTGGGGAATGATTGGTTTTGTTGCTGGTTTGTTAGGTAAAACTGGTATAATGCATAAAAAAATCCCACTTGTATTATTTGGTATTGTTGCAGGTGTATTCTTTTCATTTGGCATGGATATTTGGGGAACAGTTTCAATGTACGGTGTTTTCAGCTGGAAAGCATATGCACTGGCATTAACTTCTGCAGTACCTTTTATGATAATCTATGCTGTTTCTAATGTAATTTTTCTACTATTGTTAGCTAAACCAATTAGAGAAAAACTAGAGAGAATAAAAAATAAATATGGGATTTTACAATAG